In Zobellia roscoffensis, the following are encoded in one genomic region:
- a CDS encoding FAD-binding and (Fe-S)-binding domain-containing protein codes for MNKNLLQELANSLQGRVLSDSLTKTLYATDASVYRKIPTAVTFPETTEDLKTLIQFATKHKVGLIPRTAGTSLAGQVVGEGIVVDTSKHFTKIVSVDEKNKQVTLQPGVIRDELNQHLEPYGLFFGPNTSTANRCMVGGMVGNNSSGTTSIKYGITREKIISLKTVLSDGSEVEFKALTASEFEEKMSLNTLEGTIYREIYKELSPKEVQQHIFEEFPKPKIHRRSTGYAVDELLNTNVFGGTEEKINLCKLLSGSEGTLAFTTEITFQLDDIPPKLSAMVVTHYNTLEDCLTDVAPVMEHDLHLCEMMDRVILDCTKNNREQLKNRFFVEGDPAALLMLEVKAHTQEDLERQINAVLATVKLSGLSYSEAILRDGDVNKAVVLRKAGLGLLGNMVGDRKAVACIEDTAVAIEDLKPFIGEFTKIMDGYKQSAVYYAHAGAGELHLRPILNLKKKDDVVMFRDITTDVAHLTKKYKGSFSGEHGDGIVRAEFIPIMIGEQNYQLLRRIKSYFDPEGIFNPGKIVDAYPMDESLRYEVDRDEPKIKTLLDFSDSEGILKATEKCNGGGDCRKTENAAGAMCPSFHATRDEKHTTRGRANALREYLTVGEQKNNFDQKELKEVFDLCLSCKACATECPSNVDVATLKAEFLYQYQEANGYPMRGKLFAYNTTLNKLGSKMPGLTNAVYDSKFFGGLLKKTAGVAPERSLPKVSSFNFDNYLQSFKNKHTSTKQKLALYIDEFSQYLDIELGKDAIEVLIKLGYDVQLFYGESGRTYLSKGFLKQAKKLALANIPKLKKFADEGIPVIGLEPSAVLTFRDEYKRFSQDEETTSAIALNTFLLEEFLALEIQKKEISSDLFTKEAKTVKIHAHCHQKALSNQKVTFDVLNLPENYKVSIISSGCCGMAGSFGYEKEHYEVSMKVGELKLFPSVRKSPEDTIISANGTSCRHQIYDGTKREALHPVTILKNALV; via the coding sequence TTGAATAAAAATTTACTGCAAGAATTAGCTAATTCTCTACAAGGCCGCGTTTTATCGGATAGTTTAACAAAAACCCTGTACGCCACGGATGCATCCGTGTATAGAAAAATTCCTACAGCTGTCACTTTTCCTGAAACGACTGAGGATTTAAAAACACTAATTCAGTTCGCAACTAAACATAAAGTTGGTCTTATTCCCCGTACCGCAGGTACCTCTTTGGCGGGACAAGTGGTTGGCGAAGGAATTGTTGTAGATACCTCTAAGCACTTTACAAAAATCGTTAGTGTTGATGAGAAAAACAAACAGGTTACTTTACAACCTGGTGTTATTCGAGATGAACTGAATCAGCATCTTGAACCCTACGGACTGTTTTTTGGACCTAACACTTCTACAGCAAACCGTTGTATGGTAGGGGGTATGGTAGGTAACAATTCATCGGGAACAACTTCAATTAAGTACGGTATTACCCGTGAAAAGATTATTTCACTTAAAACGGTATTGTCTGATGGAAGCGAAGTAGAATTCAAGGCTCTTACTGCCAGTGAATTTGAAGAAAAGATGAGCTTAAACACTTTAGAGGGTACTATTTATAGGGAAATCTATAAAGAATTGTCACCTAAAGAAGTGCAGCAACACATTTTTGAGGAGTTTCCAAAACCGAAAATACACAGAAGAAGTACAGGTTACGCCGTAGATGAACTGCTAAACACCAATGTGTTTGGTGGCACCGAAGAAAAAATAAACCTTTGTAAATTATTGAGTGGTAGTGAGGGTACTTTGGCCTTTACTACTGAGATTACTTTTCAACTGGACGATATTCCGCCTAAGCTTTCGGCAATGGTGGTAACCCATTACAATACACTAGAAGACTGTCTTACCGATGTTGCACCGGTTATGGAACACGATTTGCACCTGTGTGAAATGATGGATAGGGTGATTCTAGATTGTACCAAAAACAATAGGGAGCAACTTAAAAATCGGTTTTTTGTTGAGGGCGACCCAGCGGCATTATTAATGTTGGAGGTTAAAGCACATACCCAAGAAGACCTAGAACGTCAAATAAATGCGGTTCTTGCAACAGTGAAATTGTCGGGACTTAGTTATTCCGAAGCTATATTGAGAGATGGGGATGTAAATAAAGCGGTTGTTCTTCGTAAAGCTGGTTTAGGCCTTTTGGGGAATATGGTAGGCGACCGTAAAGCGGTAGCTTGTATTGAAGATACCGCTGTTGCTATTGAAGATTTAAAACCTTTTATAGGTGAGTTCACCAAGATTATGGACGGCTATAAACAATCTGCCGTGTACTATGCCCATGCCGGTGCAGGAGAGTTACACTTACGCCCCATATTGAACTTAAAGAAAAAGGATGATGTGGTCATGTTTAGGGACATTACTACAGACGTGGCACACTTAACTAAAAAGTACAAGGGATCGTTTAGTGGTGAACACGGCGATGGTATTGTGCGTGCGGAGTTTATCCCCATTATGATAGGTGAGCAAAATTACCAATTACTAAGACGGATAAAATCTTATTTTGACCCTGAAGGCATTTTTAATCCTGGGAAAATTGTTGATGCCTATCCTATGGATGAATCGTTACGATATGAGGTAGATAGAGACGAACCGAAGATTAAAACTTTACTCGATTTTTCGGATAGTGAAGGCATTCTAAAAGCTACCGAGAAGTGTAACGGCGGCGGTGATTGTAGAAAAACCGAAAATGCTGCTGGTGCCATGTGTCCTAGTTTTCATGCTACAAGAGATGAGAAGCACACCACACGTGGTAGGGCAAATGCATTACGTGAGTATTTAACGGTTGGAGAACAAAAGAACAATTTTGACCAAAAAGAATTAAAAGAAGTTTTTGATCTTTGTTTAAGCTGTAAAGCTTGTGCTACCGAATGTCCAAGTAATGTAGATGTAGCGACTTTAAAGGCAGAATTTTTATATCAATACCAAGAAGCGAACGGCTACCCTATGCGTGGTAAATTATTCGCCTATAACACCACACTGAATAAGTTGGGGAGCAAAATGCCGGGGCTTACAAATGCGGTATATGATTCTAAATTCTTTGGTGGGTTATTAAAAAAAACAGCTGGTGTAGCACCAGAAAGAAGCTTGCCTAAAGTTTCAAGTTTTAATTTTGATAACTACTTACAATCTTTTAAAAATAAGCACACTAGTACAAAACAAAAGTTAGCACTCTATATTGATGAATTCAGTCAGTATTTAGATATTGAGTTAGGGAAGGATGCTATTGAAGTATTAATTAAACTTGGGTATGACGTTCAACTCTTCTATGGTGAAAGTGGCAGAACCTACCTTTCTAAAGGGTTTTTAAAACAAGCCAAAAAATTAGCTTTAGCGAATATACCTAAGTTAAAAAAGTTTGCTGACGAAGGAATACCGGTAATTGGTTTAGAACCTTCCGCAGTTTTAACTTTCAGGGATGAGTACAAACGCTTTTCGCAAGATGAAGAAACAACGAGTGCCATTGCATTGAATACATTTCTATTAGAAGAGTTTCTTGCTCTGGAAATACAGAAAAAAGAAATTTCGTCTGACTTATTTACCAAGGAGGCTAAAACAGTGAAGATTCACGCACACTGTCATCAAAAGGCTTTGAGTAATCAAAAAGTCACTTTTGATGTGCTCAACCTTCCTGAAAACTATAAGGTTTCCATTATTAGCTCCGGTTGTTGTGGAATGGCCGGTTCTTTTGGGTATGAAAAAGAGCATTATGAGGTCAGCATGAAGGTAGGGGAATTAAAACTTTTCCCATCCGTAAGAAAATCACCTGAAGACACCATTATTTCAGCAAATGGAACCAGTTGTAGGCATCAAATTTATGATGGCACTAAGCGGGAGGCTCTGCATCCCGTGACGATTTTAAAAAATGCGCTAGTTTAG
- a CDS encoding thiol-disulfide oxidoreductase DCC family protein, with amino-acid sequence MENSKQIVLFDGVCNLCNGAIQFIIKRDTNDIFRYTPLQSELGQKLISERNIDADTIDSIILINPGVAFYIKSDAALEIGKNLKGYKVISSILLWIPGSLRDIVYDFIARNRYKWYGKKEQCMIPTPELKAKFL; translated from the coding sequence GTGGAAAATTCAAAACAAATCGTTCTTTTTGATGGCGTATGCAACTTGTGTAATGGCGCTATTCAATTTATCATTAAACGTGATACAAATGATATTTTCCGTTACACCCCATTACAAAGTGAATTGGGCCAGAAGCTAATTTCTGAGCGAAATATAGATGCTGACACTATTGATTCCATCATTTTAATCAATCCAGGTGTTGCGTTTTATATTAAATCCGATGCAGCTTTGGAAATCGGTAAGAATTTAAAAGGTTACAAAGTGATTTCGTCCATTTTATTATGGATTCCTGGTAGTTTACGCGATATCGTATATGATTTTATAGCGCGTAATCGTTATAAATGGTATGGCAAAAAAGAACAATGTATGATTCCTACACCGGAATTAAAGGCTAAGTTTTTATAG
- a CDS encoding UDP-2,3-diacylglucosamine diphosphatase: protein MKKRKIDISVISDAHLGTLECHADELLTYLSSISPKTLILNGDILDIKRFNKNYFPTVHTKVLRKIITLSMKGTEVYYITGNHDDLMRRFAGISLGNLHIVNKLVLNLHGKKAWFFHGDVFDFSIKNARWFAKLGSFGYAFLFIANRMFNWSLKKRGKDKYSLSNKIKKNGKKSLEVTSKFEKSAADIAIENGYDYVVCGHIHQPKKSLHQTSKGSCTYLNSGDWVGNLTALEYSLKRWKVYRYNHDKLSPFFMDEELKNMNMQDLINSIAVAKSKPKKEGETPTDN from the coding sequence ATGAAAAAACGAAAAATAGATATCTCCGTAATTTCAGATGCACATTTGGGCACTCTTGAATGTCATGCAGATGAATTACTCACGTATTTAAGTAGCATTTCACCTAAAACCCTTATCCTAAACGGCGATATTCTAGATATTAAACGCTTTAATAAAAATTACTTCCCAACCGTACACACCAAGGTTTTACGCAAGATTATTACACTTTCCATGAAAGGTACCGAGGTTTATTATATAACCGGTAATCACGATGATTTGATGAGGAGGTTTGCCGGTATTTCACTGGGAAATTTACATATAGTCAATAAGTTGGTCTTAAATCTGCATGGTAAGAAAGCTTGGTTTTTTCATGGTGATGTTTTTGATTTCTCTATCAAAAATGCCCGATGGTTCGCTAAATTGGGGAGTTTTGGCTATGCATTCCTTTTCATTGCGAATAGAATGTTCAATTGGTCTTTGAAAAAAAGAGGGAAAGACAAATATTCACTTTCCAACAAAATAAAGAAAAACGGAAAAAAAAGTTTAGAGGTCACTAGTAAGTTTGAAAAATCTGCTGCGGATATTGCCATTGAAAACGGATATGATTATGTAGTTTGCGGGCATATCCATCAGCCTAAAAAAAGTCTACACCAGACTAGTAAAGGGTCTTGTACTTATTTAAATTCAGGGGATTGGGTGGGAAACCTCACCGCACTTGAATACTCTTTAAAACGATGGAAAGTGTATCGTTACAATCACGATAAACTCTCCCCTTTTTTTATGGATGAAGAACTGAAGAACATGAATATGCAAGATCTCATAAATTCCATTGCCGTTGCAAAGTCAAAACCTAAAAAAGAAGGTGAAACTCCAACTGACAACTAG
- a CDS encoding dicarboxylate/amino acid:cation symporter, translating to MQKLELHWRILIGMILGILFGFGMTYVEWGKDFVLDWINPLGTIFVKLLKLIAIPLILASLIKGISDLKDISKFRNIGLRTIAIYIGTTIIAISIGLILVNLLKPGEGISEDTITKLTETYSNDSGVTSKLEEAHRQQDSGPLQFLEDMVPDNAFKALGDNSLMLQVIFFTIFMGISMLLIGEERAKPLKNFFDSLNDVVLKMVDLIMLTAPVAVFALLANVVVSSGDSDLLFALLKYAGVVALGLMLMIVFYSIVVATFTRYNPWKFLKEMAPAQLLAFSTSSSAATLPVTMERVEEHIGVDKEVSSFVLPVGATINMDGTSLYQGVAAVFIAQALSFDMPFSAQLTIVLTALLASIGSAAVPGAGMVMLVIVLEAIGFPQDKLAIGLALIFAVDRPLDMLRTVVNITGDACVSMLVAKSVGKLGKPKVKNWDDNYSEVK from the coding sequence ATGCAAAAATTGGAATTACACTGGAGGATACTGATCGGAATGATCCTAGGTATTCTCTTTGGCTTTGGAATGACTTATGTAGAGTGGGGAAAGGACTTTGTTCTAGACTGGATTAACCCACTAGGGACGATTTTCGTCAAACTTCTGAAGCTCATTGCAATTCCACTTATTTTAGCTTCGCTGATAAAGGGAATATCAGATTTAAAGGATATTTCAAAATTCCGAAATATTGGTCTACGGACTATTGCCATTTATATTGGCACTACGATAATTGCCATTTCCATCGGACTTATTTTAGTAAATCTTCTCAAACCAGGAGAGGGTATATCTGAAGACACCATAACAAAATTAACCGAAACCTATTCTAATGATAGTGGTGTTACATCAAAGTTAGAAGAAGCGCATAGACAGCAAGACAGTGGTCCTTTGCAATTCTTGGAGGATATGGTGCCGGATAATGCGTTCAAAGCATTAGGAGACAATAGTTTAATGCTCCAAGTAATTTTCTTTACCATTTTTATGGGTATTTCTATGCTATTGATAGGAGAGGAGCGGGCTAAACCCTTAAAGAATTTTTTCGACTCGTTAAATGACGTAGTTTTAAAGATGGTAGATTTAATTATGCTCACTGCTCCAGTTGCAGTATTTGCCCTATTGGCAAACGTAGTAGTTTCTTCCGGAGATTCAGATTTATTGTTTGCACTGCTTAAATATGCTGGTGTAGTAGCTTTAGGGCTCATGCTAATGATTGTCTTTTATAGTATTGTCGTAGCCACATTTACACGTTACAATCCGTGGAAATTCTTAAAAGAAATGGCTCCGGCCCAACTTTTGGCATTCTCCACAAGTTCTAGTGCAGCCACTCTGCCAGTGACTATGGAGCGTGTGGAAGAACATATAGGTGTAGACAAAGAAGTGTCTAGTTTTGTACTTCCTGTTGGTGCTACCATAAATATGGATGGAACAAGCCTTTATCAAGGTGTTGCTGCGGTTTTTATTGCTCAAGCCTTAAGTTTTGATATGCCCTTTTCTGCACAGTTAACAATTGTACTTACCGCTTTATTGGCCTCCATTGGTTCTGCCGCCGTACCCGGAGCAGGAATGGTAATGCTTGTAATTGTTCTTGAGGCTATTGGCTTTCCTCAGGATAAATTGGCAATAGGTCTCGCTCTTATATTTGCCGTAGATAGACCTTTGGATATGCTCCGTACCGTAGTAAATATTACAGGTGACGCCTGTGTTTCTATGTTGGTCGCAAAATCCGTAGGCAAACTAGGTAAACCCAAAGTAAAAAACTGGGATGATAACTACAGTGAGGTCAAATAG
- a CDS encoding TlpA disulfide reductase family protein — protein sequence MKKIVLSICILIGLVACNQKPEGYNFKGNITGEVENGTKVFLRAMGENGQPVDVDTTTVDNGTFTFNGVADTPEMHYVFVDKLMGYTAVILENGDIELKAQKDSLGFATVKGSKQNEVFMDYMDQSKKITAQAQSIQQDMQNAQQSADEATANSLRDEMMELQEEYKNFELTYIKEHPDALISVLLIDRAIGARAVTGEEAQAMYDGLSPEIQKTKAAVSVLEKLDAQKKTEESQKSTAIGAKAPAFTAPTPDGKELALADALGKVTLIDFWAAWCKPCRAENPNVVNVYEKYHDKGLNIIGVSLDKTGDAWKKAIADDGLTWNQVSNLAYFNDPIAKLYNVDAIPAAFLLDENGVIIAKNLRGPALEQKVAELLQ from the coding sequence ATGAAAAAAATAGTATTGTCAATCTGTATCCTAATCGGCTTAGTGGCCTGTAACCAAAAGCCCGAAGGGTATAACTTTAAAGGAAATATTACCGGTGAAGTAGAAAACGGAACAAAAGTATTTCTAAGAGCCATGGGTGAAAATGGCCAGCCTGTAGATGTGGACACAACTACTGTAGACAACGGAACCTTTACTTTTAACGGTGTTGCCGATACTCCAGAAATGCATTATGTTTTTGTTGATAAACTAATGGGCTACACTGCTGTAATCTTGGAAAATGGTGATATTGAACTTAAAGCACAGAAAGACAGCTTAGGTTTTGCTACCGTAAAAGGTTCTAAGCAAAACGAAGTGTTCATGGATTACATGGACCAGTCCAAAAAAATTACCGCACAGGCACAATCTATACAGCAAGATATGCAAAATGCCCAGCAGTCTGCCGATGAGGCCACGGCAAATTCACTCCGTGATGAGATGATGGAGCTGCAAGAGGAATATAAGAACTTTGAGCTTACTTATATAAAGGAGCATCCAGACGCACTTATATCTGTTCTATTAATCGATAGGGCTATTGGAGCTCGCGCCGTAACTGGAGAAGAGGCTCAAGCCATGTATGACGGCCTTTCTCCAGAAATTCAGAAAACAAAAGCTGCTGTTTCTGTTCTTGAAAAATTAGATGCTCAGAAAAAAACCGAAGAGAGTCAAAAGAGTACGGCTATAGGGGCCAAAGCTCCTGCTTTTACCGCTCCTACTCCTGATGGAAAAGAATTAGCCCTTGCCGATGCTTTAGGCAAAGTTACTTTAATAGATTTTTGGGCTGCATGGTGTAAGCCTTGTCGTGCGGAAAATCCTAACGTTGTAAATGTTTATGAGAAATACCATGACAAAGGTCTAAACATTATTGGTGTTTCTTTGGACAAAACGGGAGATGCTTGGAAGAAAGCAATTGCAGACGACGGTCTTACTTGGAACCAAGTTTCTAACCTCGCCTATTTTAACGATCCAATCGCTAAATTATATAATGTAGATGCTATACCAGCAGCTTTCTTGTTGGATGAGAATGGTGTTATCATTGCAAAAAATCTTAGAGGTCCTGCTTTGGAACAAAAAGTAGCTGAACTTCTTCAATAG
- the aroC gene encoding chorismate synthase: protein MAGNSFGNLFKLSTFGESHGAAIGGVLDGCPSGIEIDFDAVQNELNRRKPGQSAIVTQRKEPDTVEFYSGIFEGKTTGTPIGFAIHNTNQKSHDYTHIKDSYRPSHADYVYDQKYGFRDYRGGGRSSARETASRVVAGAIAKQFLSEMKINAYVSQVGNMKMGTPYQELDFSLIESNPVRCPDPEMAAKMEAYIKEVRGEGDTIGGIITCVMQNVPIGLGEPAFDKLHAELGKAMLSINAVKGFEYGSGFAGVAMKGSEHNDQFNQDGTTKTNNSGGIQGGISNGMDIYFNVAFKPVATIIQPYQTIDKDGNFVQTKGKGRHDPCVVPRAVPIVEAMAALVMADFRLLNRTIKVNS from the coding sequence ATGGCAGGAAATTCTTTTGGAAACCTATTTAAACTCTCCACTTTTGGGGAATCTCACGGTGCAGCAATAGGAGGTGTTTTAGATGGATGTCCTTCAGGAATTGAAATTGATTTTGATGCCGTTCAAAATGAACTAAACCGAAGAAAACCTGGACAATCTGCAATTGTAACCCAAAGGAAAGAACCGGACACGGTGGAATTCTACTCAGGTATTTTCGAAGGCAAGACTACGGGAACACCCATTGGCTTTGCTATTCACAATACCAATCAAAAATCTCACGATTATACACACATTAAGGACTCTTACAGACCGTCTCACGCGGATTATGTGTACGACCAAAAATATGGGTTTCGGGATTACCGTGGCGGAGGACGCAGTTCTGCCCGCGAAACTGCAAGTAGGGTAGTAGCAGGAGCAATTGCCAAGCAATTCCTGTCCGAAATGAAAATCAACGCCTATGTTTCTCAAGTAGGTAATATGAAAATGGGAACTCCATATCAAGAATTGGACTTTTCATTAATCGAATCCAATCCTGTGCGCTGCCCTGATCCAGAAATGGCAGCCAAAATGGAAGCGTACATAAAAGAGGTGCGCGGAGAAGGAGATACTATTGGCGGTATTATTACATGTGTGATGCAAAATGTGCCAATAGGCCTTGGTGAACCGGCATTTGATAAACTTCATGCCGAATTGGGAAAAGCAATGCTATCCATTAACGCTGTAAAAGGTTTTGAATACGGAAGCGGATTTGCAGGTGTTGCTATGAAAGGCAGCGAGCACAACGATCAATTCAATCAAGATGGAACTACCAAAACCAATAATAGCGGTGGTATTCAAGGAGGAATTAGTAATGGAATGGACATTTACTTTAATGTCGCTTTTAAACCTGTAGCTACAATAATTCAACCCTACCAAACTATTGATAAAGACGGTAATTTCGTACAAACAAAAGGTAAAGGTCGTCATGATCCTTGTGTAGTACCACGTGCTGTACCTATTGTTGAGGCAATGGCTGCATTAGTAATGGCAGATTTTAGATTGCTAAATCGTACCATTAAGGTAAATTCGTAA
- a CDS encoding AsmA family protein, with product MADNRKKRGLRKKRFIIPVGIIVFLIVLRLLMPVLVKQYVNNVLAEIPGYYGHVDGIDIALYRGAYTIENLSLRKVEAGSEVPFLDFERTDISVEWSALLDGKIVSEIEILRPKVIYVFEDQQDSINEPEVEDWSKALTDLVPIEINNLKIAEGMAAFVQLQADPSIDLNLKNINLHATNLRNVVQQERTLPSDMHATATSIGNGAMELDGKMNLVKEIPDMDIAFSITNADVKALNDFTKYYAEIDFDSGTFEVFGEVAIADGFLKGSIKPIIKNGKLIGKDDGFLSTLWEGFVGFFKFLLKNQKNDTLATKVPLEGDLNNVGTKLWPTVTNIFKNAWIQAFKGVVDDDITFKDAEEGADSEKK from the coding sequence ATGGCAGATAACAGAAAAAAAAGAGGTTTACGCAAAAAACGGTTCATAATTCCAGTTGGAATTATAGTTTTTCTAATTGTTCTACGCTTATTGATGCCAGTTCTCGTTAAGCAGTATGTAAATAATGTTTTGGCCGAGATTCCTGGTTATTATGGGCATGTTGATGGTATTGATATCGCTTTATATCGTGGCGCCTATACTATTGAAAATCTATCTCTTAGAAAAGTTGAAGCAGGTTCAGAAGTGCCTTTCTTGGATTTTGAAAGAACAGATATTTCTGTAGAGTGGAGTGCACTGTTAGATGGCAAAATTGTTAGTGAAATAGAAATTTTACGCCCAAAAGTAATCTATGTATTTGAAGACCAGCAAGACAGTATAAACGAACCGGAAGTGGAAGATTGGAGCAAAGCTCTCACCGATTTGGTTCCTATAGAAATCAACAATCTGAAAATAGCAGAAGGCATGGCTGCCTTTGTGCAACTTCAAGCTGATCCTAGCATAGATTTAAATCTGAAAAATATTAATCTGCATGCGACCAACCTAAGAAACGTGGTACAGCAAGAACGTACATTGCCTTCTGATATGCATGCTACAGCTACCTCTATAGGAAATGGAGCTATGGAGTTGGATGGGAAAATGAATCTAGTAAAAGAAATACCGGATATGGATATTGCTTTTTCCATAACGAATGCCGATGTTAAAGCTTTAAACGATTTTACTAAATATTATGCCGAGATTGATTTTGATAGTGGCACCTTTGAGGTTTTTGGAGAAGTTGCCATTGCCGATGGATTCTTAAAAGGTTCCATTAAACCGATAATTAAAAATGGAAAACTCATTGGAAAGGATGATGGCTTTTTATCAACACTATGGGAAGGGTTTGTAGGTTTCTTTAAATTCCTCTTAAAAAATCAAAAAAACGACACCTTGGCAACTAAAGTACCACTAGAAGGTGACCTGAACAATGTGGGCACAAAACTTTGGCCTACCGTTACCAATATCTTCAAAAATGCATGGATTCAAGCTTTTAAAGGTGTTGTTGATGATGATATCACTTTTAAAGATGCAGAAGAAGGAGCTGATAGTGAGAAAAAATAG